The following is a genomic window from Thermovirga sp..
CTTCATCTCGGTCATCTCTTGCCCGCTTGGCTTCCTGTCGTCGAAACCCATAGCGTAGATGCGAAGGGTCCCGTGTCCCACAAGGGATGCCACGTTAGTGGAGTTGCCCTTTTCATCGACGCGGTCGAACCAGTTTTCCAGGGATCTCCATTTCCAGGACAAGTTTACGTCACTGGGAATAAAGGGCGCCAGGTACTGCTTCAGCTCTTCGATAGTCTCAGGTCTGACTGGTATGAGTGAAAGTCCGCAGTTACCGGCGATCTCGGTGGTGACACCTTGGGTTACCTTGCTTGCCGTATCGTTGATCGAAGAGCAGACAAAATCGAGATGGGTATGGGCGTCAATGAAGCCAGGTGAAAGTGCCTTCCCCTCGGCGTTGATCACAATGGGGGCATCGGCATTCCTGATTTTCCCAATCTTGGCGATCTTGCCGTCTTTGACGGCAAGATCGCCCTTGTACCAGGGACCGCCACATCCATCATACAACCTCGCATCTCTTACCAACAAATCAAACATGGGCGACTTTCCTCCTTAAAAGGCTCCAACGTGGCTTAGCGTTCAACAGCCCGATCATGCCGGTATCTTTTTCGGATATTCTTTACCGAACCAGGTCAGGATGATACCTTTCGGCGTTTTGGGGGTCATGAGACTGATGCCTACGGTCAGGACGAAAGAAACAACCAGTGAAACCACGATAGCGTTCATTCCGAAACTTATTGGATGGTATTTCCCGGCGCCGATGATATAGGTTGCCATACCTCCCGCCATTCCGGCTGCGGCTCCGTGCTCGTTTGCCCTCATCCAGTACAGTCCGAGGATGAGCGGCCAGAAGAAGGCCGATGCCAATCCCCCTACCGCGAAGACCACGATCCATTCAAGCGCAGGCGGAGGAAACAGGGCTCCGAGGAAAATCACGATACAGATTATCGCAGTGGACCATGTCGTGACTTTCTTCAGTTTCGCCGGTTCCGCGTCGGGGTTGATAAAGGCCTGGTAGGCATCCTTGACTAGGGTCGAACTGATGACGATGACCATTGCCCCGATGGTCGACTGTATCGCGCCAGCCACGCCGGCGAGGGTAATCCCCGCCAGCCAGGGCGGCAAAACCCTCATGGCAAGGGTGGGAATGGCGTGATCCGGTACCGCCAGGTTCGGGAAGACGGCCTTCGTCATATGTCCCATCCAAACCAACGCGAAAGTCCAGAGGACGACAAAAATGGTGCCGATCACGATGGCTCGATGCATAGCTTTTGTGTCCTTGTAAACGAGACATCCCATTGCACCATGCGGCATGCCGATCATTACAAGACCAAAAACTATCCACATGGAGAATTGAAAACGGGGTGTCCATGTCCAGGGGGTTATCAGTGCGGGATTCATTTCCGCGATGCTTTTCACCGATGATTCCAGGGGGACAAGGAACCGGAGCCCTCCAATGAAAAGTGCAAGCACAGCCGCCGTCATCACCAGTCCCTGGATTACGATCGCTGCCGATACACCGCGGATTCCCCCGAAAGCAGCGTAGAAGAGCACCACAAGAGCGAAAATCGTGAGTCCAAGCCAGTAGGGCTGTCCCGTCATTGTTTCAAAAAGGCGTGCGCCACCGACGAACTGTGCCACTACATAGCTGCCCATAAAGATTACAATGCCGACAACGCCAATGAATCCCACTATTTTGTTGTGGTTGTATCTATATACGAAAAGATCAATGTAGGACTGGCCGTTTATCCGGCGGGCCACGATGCCGACTTTTTTCCCTATCTCACCCAGGATATAAAAATTCATAAAATTCTGGGCCAACAATACCAGTACCCATGCCAGCCCTACACTATACCCAAGACCGGGGCCTCCAAGAAAAGTTCCTGCGCTACAAAGGCCTGCAGCAATCATAAGCGCAATAACAAGGGACCCCATGCCCCGACCGCCAGTGTAGAATTCTTCTACGAATTTATCTAACGCGGTTTTGTCCATCCGTCGCTTGGAGTAGAAACCGACGACAAGAAGGGCAAGGGAATAAATAATGAAAGTAACGAGGATCACCGTACGGGTCGCTGAAGAAATCTCCCATTCCATATCGAGTCACCTCTTCTCATTTAAAAATTTTTAACTTTTCCCCTTTTCGCCAGTCCCGCCGATATCAGACAGTTCCATATCTTGGAAAACAAAAAGGGAAAGGAAAATGACAATGAATGTAAAAATTACAGAGACGACTATTGCACCAAACCACCATTGCGGAAGGCCCAGGATATACTTGTATTTTTCTACAGGACCTTTCCCCAGCCCGTATGCCACTAGGATCGACACAAAGGTAAAGGCCAACCAGGTGGAAAAGGATATGATCATTTCCTTCTGGCATTGGATGAATCTCGCGTCCACTTCGATCTCGTCAAAATCATAATCCCTGCTGTAGTACTCCTGCTTTTCCAAAAGGGCTCCCTCCTTTTTCCCGACCGTCAGTCTCCTCTCGATAGA
Proteins encoded in this region:
- the panF gene encoding sodium/pantothenate symporter, with amino-acid sequence MEWEISSATRTVILVTFIIYSLALLVVGFYSKRRMDKTALDKFVEEFYTGGRGMGSLVIALMIAAGLCSAGTFLGGPGLGYSVGLAWVLVLLAQNFMNFYILGEIGKKVGIVARRINGQSYIDLFVYRYNHNKIVGFIGVVGIVIFMGSYVVAQFVGGARLFETMTGQPYWLGLTIFALVVLFYAAFGGIRGVSAAIVIQGLVMTAAVLALFIGGLRFLVPLESSVKSIAEMNPALITPWTWTPRFQFSMWIVFGLVMIGMPHGAMGCLVYKDTKAMHRAIVIGTIFVVLWTFALVWMGHMTKAVFPNLAVPDHAIPTLAMRVLPPWLAGITLAGVAGAIQSTIGAMVIVISSTLVKDAYQAFINPDAEPAKLKKVTTWSTAIICIVIFLGALFPPPALEWIVVFAVGGLASAFFWPLILGLYWMRANEHGAAAGMAGGMATYIIGAGKYHPISFGMNAIVVSLVVSFVLTVGISLMTPKTPKGIILTWFGKEYPKKIPA
- a CDS encoding YhdT family protein — encoded protein: MEKQEYYSRDYDFDEIEVDARFIQCQKEMIISFSTWLAFTFVSILVAYGLGKGPVEKYKYILGLPQWWFGAIVVSVIFTFIVIFLSLFVFQDMELSDIGGTGEKGKS